One stretch of Acidimicrobiia bacterium DNA includes these proteins:
- a CDS encoding M67 family metallopeptidase, whose product MTGRSAFARPTLRLSVRQYETIVGHCYDGLPDEACGLLGGAVTEDGEPTGLVTSVYPARNADASARTYTVDSRDMIRALRDAEGAGGALVGVWHSHTHTDAYPSDTDVRQAAEPGWVYVIVSLKDGAPVLRAYRIRDGEIRETQVVVEMRH is encoded by the coding sequence GTGACCGGGCGGTCTGCGTTCGCGCGGCCGACGTTGCGGCTGTCGGTGCGCCAGTACGAGACGATCGTCGGCCACTGCTACGACGGTCTCCCCGACGAGGCGTGCGGCCTCCTCGGCGGTGCTGTCACCGAGGACGGCGAGCCGACCGGGTTGGTCACGAGCGTCTACCCGGCCCGCAACGCGGACGCGTCGGCACGGACGTACACCGTCGACTCGCGCGACATGATCCGCGCGCTGCGCGACGCCGAGGGTGCAGGCGGCGCGCTGGTCGGCGTGTGGCACTCGCACACCCACACCGACGCGTACCCGTCGGACACCGACGTCCGCCAGGCCGCGGAGCCGGGCTGGGTGTACGTGATCGTGTCGCTGAAGGACGGCGCGCCCGTCCTGCGCGCCTACCGCATCCGCGACGGCGAGATCCGCGAGACCCAGGTCGTGGTGGAGATGCGGCACTGA
- a CDS encoding ubiquitin-like small modifier protein 1 encodes MPVEVRLPTLLRPHAGGAASVEAQGATVGEVVADLTKRYPGLSGQVVDADGGLHKFVNVYRNDDDIRYLDQLDTKVDDGDVISILPAVAGG; translated from the coding sequence ATGCCGGTCGAGGTTCGTCTGCCCACATTGCTGCGCCCGCACGCCGGGGGCGCGGCGAGCGTGGAGGCGCAGGGTGCGACGGTCGGCGAGGTCGTCGCCGACCTCACGAAGCGCTACCCGGGGCTGTCCGGCCAGGTCGTCGACGCCGACGGCGGGCTGCACAAGTTCGTCAACGTGTACCGCAACGACGACGACATCCGGTACCTCGACCAGCTCGACACGAAGGTCGACGACGGCGACGTGATCTCGATCCTCCCGGCCGTCGCCGGCGGGTAG
- a CDS encoding PLP-dependent cysteine synthase family protein → MPRYESILELIGNTPLVGLHALSPSPDVRIYGKLEGQNPGGSSKDRIALKMVELAERDGRLARGDTILEPSSGNTGIGLALVARLRGYKLRVVLPENVSPERTQLLTIFGAEIIPSPAEEGSNGAIRKAEKLAADDPTQVMLFQYGNDANPLAHYEGTGPEILRDCPDVDVFVAGLGTSGTLMGVGRYLKEHKAGVQIVAVEPPAGELVQGLRSLDEGFVPPIFDPSVLDRKLIVRPRESIEGTRRLLDECGVFAGISSGAAVAGAIKTAAAMDRGTIVTLLPDGGWKYLSSGAWTDDLDVVVERATRINYW, encoded by the coding sequence GTGCCCCGCTACGAGTCGATCCTCGAGCTGATCGGGAACACCCCGCTCGTCGGGTTGCACGCGCTCTCGCCCAGCCCCGACGTCCGCATCTACGGGAAGCTCGAGGGGCAGAACCCGGGTGGCTCGTCGAAGGACCGCATCGCGCTGAAGATGGTCGAGCTGGCCGAGCGCGACGGCCGCCTCGCGCGAGGCGACACCATCCTCGAGCCGAGCTCGGGCAACACCGGCATCGGCCTCGCGCTCGTCGCGCGACTGCGCGGCTACAAGCTGCGCGTCGTCCTGCCCGAGAACGTCTCGCCCGAGCGCACGCAGCTGCTCACGATCTTCGGCGCGGAGATCATCCCGTCGCCCGCGGAGGAGGGCAGCAACGGCGCGATCCGCAAGGCGGAGAAGCTCGCGGCCGACGACCCGACGCAGGTGATGCTGTTCCAGTACGGCAACGACGCGAACCCGCTCGCGCACTACGAGGGCACCGGGCCCGAGATCCTGCGAGACTGCCCCGACGTCGACGTGTTCGTCGCGGGTCTCGGCACCAGCGGCACGTTGATGGGTGTCGGCCGCTACCTCAAGGAGCACAAGGCGGGTGTGCAGATCGTCGCGGTCGAGCCGCCCGCAGGCGAGCTCGTGCAGGGTCTGCGCTCGCTGGACGAGGGGTTCGTCCCACCCATCTTCGATCCCTCCGTCCTCGACCGGAAGCTGATCGTGCGCCCGCGCGAGTCGATCGAGGGGACGCGCCGGCTGCTCGACGAGTGCGGCGTCTTCGCCGGCATCTCGTCGGGTGCCGCGGTCGCGGGTGCGATCAAGACCGCCGCCGCGATGGACCGCGGCACGATCGTGACGCTGCTGCCCGACGGCGGGTGGAAGTACCTGTCGTCCGGGGCATGGACGGACGACCTGGACGTCGTCGTCGAGCGCGCGACCCGGATCAACTACTGGTAG